The Cellulophaga sp. L1A9 genome window below encodes:
- a CDS encoding TonB-dependent receptor, whose amino-acid sequence MNLKSLKSALFLGALLCFGFSNAQQVTGTVSDETGPLPGATIVVKGTTIGTQTDFDGNFTIEAQADATLVFSYVGYKKTEMAVNGRSTIIVVLQEDAAALEEVVVLGYSTQTRGELTGSVASVDLVEATKAPIVNAASALQGRVSGVTVVQNATPGSPPKINIRGFGTSNNTNPLFIIDGLQTDDPFVLNSINPGDIDQMNVLKDGAAAIYGARASNGVVIITTKGGGYNMDKPIVSFDTYTGVSTIANTPDFLNAQQLGDVLFQSSQNDGTKFDHPQYGNGSSAVVPSSLNGYTRVVSYDPITRGPASATVNPNGTDWIDAITRTAIIQSVAFSVANGEENSKYALSANFLNNPGNLLETEYKIGQIRLNSEFKVGDKVRIGEHFSTAYSNSRGGVGAQYEEAVRSSPLIPLYDDNGNFAGTGAQGTGNARSPLANLKRQSDNFNKTTRILGDVYLSAKIFNNLTFKTTFGGTLNSFNTRSFLALDPEFSEPLGTNTLSERNQDGYSWTFTNTLNYKKTFNNSKIDALAGIESVKDGIKGKVVSRSGYLFETPDFYLLNNGSGVPIVNDAFDSATSLYSLFGSATYSYGDKYFLTGTLRNDTSSRFAGDNKSATFPSLSAGWVVTKEDFMSSGSAISWFKLKGSWGQLGNQSLPANNPTLNISSLSESLGNYALDGNSISTGAILSSVGNPNLKWETSEAINAGVELGFLNDKLNLDFEWFNIKTKDLITQDNSLISTTAIDAGAPYVNLGNVKNTGFDINLRYKDESTSGIKYGFDINFSHYKNEVTSLISEFQVGDESFRGGAVSRTQVGQPISAFYGREVIGFSDTGRFEYKDVNGDSVIDDSDRTFIGSPHPDFTYGLNFNLGYKAFDLSLFLQGSQGNDIYNYTKIFTDFPTFVDGNRSVRVLDSWTPTNTDATLPALSNSIQNSETQPNSYFVEDGSYLRLKNIQLGYAFSDKLADKIGLDSFRVYIQGTNILTITGYEGFDPEIISSVTGNNLTLGVDSQVVPQSRIFTLGFNLKL is encoded by the coding sequence ATGAATCTAAAATCACTTAAAAGTGCATTATTCCTTGGAGCTTTGCTTTGCTTCGGGTTTAGTAATGCGCAACAGGTTACCGGTACGGTGTCAGATGAAACTGGCCCGTTACCGGGTGCAACAATTGTTGTCAAAGGAACAACAATTGGAACACAAACAGACTTTGACGGAAACTTTACTATTGAAGCTCAAGCAGATGCTACTTTAGTTTTTAGTTATGTAGGGTACAAAAAAACAGAAATGGCTGTAAATGGAAGGTCTACAATAATTGTAGTTTTACAGGAAGATGCCGCTGCACTTGAAGAGGTTGTAGTGCTAGGGTATTCTACACAAACTAGAGGTGAATTAACAGGATCTGTTGCTTCTGTTGATTTAGTTGAAGCTACTAAAGCGCCAATTGTAAATGCTGCTTCAGCACTACAGGGTCGTGTAAGTGGTGTAACAGTAGTTCAAAATGCTACACCAGGTAGCCCTCCAAAAATTAACATTCGCGGTTTTGGAACAAGCAACAACACCAACCCTCTATTTATTATAGATGGCCTGCAAACAGATGACCCATTTGTTTTAAATAGCATTAATCCTGGCGACATTGACCAAATGAACGTATTAAAGGATGGTGCAGCTGCTATATATGGCGCAAGAGCATCTAATGGTGTAGTTATTATAACAACTAAAGGCGGTGGTTATAATATGGATAAGCCAATTGTGTCTTTTGATACGTATACAGGTGTATCTACTATTGCGAATACTCCAGATTTTTTAAATGCACAGCAATTAGGTGATGTATTATTTCAAAGTTCGCAAAATGATGGTACTAAATTTGACCATCCACAATACGGGAATGGATCATCTGCTGTTGTACCTTCCTCATTAAATGGTTATACTAGAGTAGTTTCATATGATCCTATCACTAGAGGTCCTGCATCTGCAACGGTTAACCCAAATGGGACAGACTGGATTGATGCTATCACGAGAACAGCTATTATTCAAAGTGTGGCTTTCTCTGTAGCAAACGGAGAAGAAAATAGCAAATATGCACTTTCTGCAAACTTCTTAAATAACCCAGGAAACCTTTTAGAAACAGAGTATAAAATTGGACAAATTCGTTTAAACTCTGAATTTAAAGTTGGTGACAAAGTTCGTATTGGAGAACACTTTAGTACCGCCTACTCTAATTCTAGAGGTGGTGTTGGCGCCCAATATGAGGAAGCTGTGAGAAGTAGCCCATTAATACCCTTATATGATGATAATGGTAACTTTGCTGGAACTGGTGCACAAGGCACTGGTAACGCTAGAAGTCCATTAGCTAACTTAAAGAGACAAAGTGATAATTTTAATAAGACTACTAGAATTTTAGGTGATGTATACTTATCTGCTAAAATTTTCAACAACCTTACCTTCAAAACAACTTTTGGTGGAACATTAAACTCATTTAATACACGTAGTTTTTTAGCACTAGATCCTGAATTTAGCGAACCGTTAGGTACAAATACACTTAGTGAGCGTAACCAAGATGGTTATTCTTGGACTTTCACGAATACGTTGAACTACAAAAAAACGTTCAACAATAGTAAAATTGATGCCTTAGCAGGTATTGAATCTGTAAAAGATGGTATAAAAGGAAAAGTAGTTAGCCGTAGTGGTTATTTATTTGAAACGCCAGATTTTTACTTATTAAATAACGGTAGTGGTGTTCCAATAGTAAATGATGCTTTCGACTCTGCAACGTCTCTTTACTCATTATTTGGTTCAGCTACGTACTCTTATGGTGACAAATATTTTTTAACGGGTACTTTACGTAATGATACCTCTTCTCGTTTTGCAGGAGATAACAAAAGCGCTACATTCCCTTCTTTAAGTGCAGGTTGGGTAGTTACCAAAGAAGATTTTATGTCTTCTGGTTCTGCCATAAGCTGGTTTAAATTAAAAGGATCTTGGGGTCAATTAGGTAACCAATCACTACCCGCTAACAACCCTACTCTTAACATTTCTAGCCTTAGCGAAAGTCTTGGAAATTACGCTCTTGATGGGAATTCAATATCTACTGGTGCAATATTATCTTCTGTAGGTAACCCAAATTTAAAATGGGAAACCAGTGAAGCTATAAATGCAGGTGTTGAATTGGGTTTCTTAAATGATAAATTAAATTTAGATTTTGAATGGTTTAACATCAAAACTAAAGATTTAATTACACAAGACAACAGCTTAATTAGCACAACTGCTATTGATGCAGGTGCACCTTATGTAAACTTAGGTAATGTTAAAAATACAGGTTTTGATATAAATCTTCGTTACAAAGACGAAAGTACATCTGGTATTAAATATGGTTTTGACATCAACTTTTCTCACTACAAAAATGAGGTTACCTCTTTAATTAGTGAATTTCAGGTAGGTGATGAGAGCTTCCGTGGTGGAGCAGTTTCTAGAACCCAAGTTGGCCAACCAATTTCTGCTTTTTACGGTAGAGAGGTTATTGGTTTTTCTGATACAGGTAGGTTCGAGTATAAAGACGTAAATGGTGATAGCGTAATTGATGACAGCGATAGAACGTTTATTGGTTCTCCTCACCCAGATTTCACTTACGGGTTAAACTTTAACTTAGGCTACAAGGCTTTTGACTTGTCTTTGTTCTTACAAGGATCTCAAGGAAACGATATTTACAACTACACTAAAATATTTACAGATTTCCCGACTTTTGTTGATGGAAACCGCAGTGTAAGGGTATTAGATTCTTGGACACCAACAAACACTGATGCGACATTGCCTGCTTTAAGCAATTCAATTCAGAATAGTGAAACACAACCAAATTCATACTTTGTAGAAGATGGTTCTTACTTACGTCTTAAAAACATTCAATTAGGTTATGCTTTCTCTGATAAATTAGCTGATAAAATTGGATTAGACTCATTCAGAGTTTACATACAAGGTACGAACATCCTTACTATTACAGGTTACGAAGGTTTTGATCCAGAAATCATTTCTTCAGTAACTGGTAATAACTTAACATTAGGTGTTGACAGTCAAGTCGTTCCACAATCTAGAATATTTACACTTGGATTTAATTTAAAATTGTAA
- a CDS encoding VCBS repeat-containing protein has translation MKNSNKIILAFISLCLITGFIYLNYDIPKRKQKARTGQELSKVYCASCHLYPEPNVLPQSIWQNTLLPEMKNRMGLGNLKSLVSKIGYDEYIDLSQKGVYALSPMLSNEEWMLIEKFYIDNSPTVSSPQITKPHNFLQPSSVQILKNLEQKQGLTTYFGIENNYLLTANVLGELKATDLQTKKKHSVQLPSPIVEIKNNIVLCIGGNMNPTEEKLGSLHQFNADFKLQKLLIDKLHRPVDFEYIDLNNDKIKDYLIAEFGNHTGQITFIDGKSKERKIIGTNPGARNFVLRDVNNDGQMDFYVLTTQARERISLFINEGNANFKERIILEFPPHHGSSYFQLEDFNNDGKEEIIMANGDNADYSIVKKSFHGIRVFEHQKKTWKEVFFFPSYGATNLLKVDLNDDGLMDMVSSSFFVEPEFKKTEQVIYFINEGGFKFKISHPKLPEMIPMTMRLGDANKDNNIEVYIGNFEFQPNSNPNFNFIESVIITPEF, from the coding sequence ATGAAGAACTCTAATAAAATTATTTTAGCTTTTATTTCTCTTTGCCTTATCACTGGTTTTATTTATTTGAACTATGATATCCCTAAAAGAAAACAAAAAGCAAGAACAGGGCAAGAACTTTCAAAGGTGTATTGTGCAAGTTGCCATTTGTATCCAGAACCAAATGTGCTTCCCCAATCTATTTGGCAAAATACATTACTACCTGAAATGAAAAACAGAATGGGGCTAGGCAACCTTAAGTCTCTTGTCTCAAAAATAGGGTATGATGAATATATAGATTTGTCTCAAAAAGGAGTTTACGCACTCAGTCCAATGCTCTCCAATGAAGAATGGATGTTAATAGAAAAATTTTACATAGATAATTCTCCCACTGTATCTTCTCCTCAAATTACTAAACCTCACAACTTTTTACAACCATCTTCTGTTCAAATACTAAAAAATTTAGAACAAAAACAAGGACTAACAACTTATTTTGGAATTGAAAATAACTATCTACTAACCGCTAATGTTTTAGGCGAGCTTAAGGCTACTGACCTTCAAACTAAAAAAAAACATAGTGTACAATTGCCAAGTCCCATAGTAGAAATCAAAAACAATATAGTGCTCTGTATTGGAGGAAATATGAACCCTACTGAAGAAAAATTAGGAAGTCTTCATCAATTTAATGCTGATTTCAAACTTCAAAAATTACTAATTGATAAATTACATAGACCTGTAGATTTTGAGTACATCGACTTAAATAATGACAAAATCAAAGATTATTTAATTGCTGAATTTGGCAATCACACAGGTCAGATAACATTTATAGACGGAAAATCAAAAGAAAGAAAAATTATTGGAACAAACCCTGGAGCTAGAAACTTTGTACTAAGAGACGTCAACAATGATGGCCAGATGGATTTTTATGTTTTAACAACTCAAGCAAGAGAACGCATAAGCTTATTTATAAATGAGGGTAATGCCAATTTTAAAGAACGTATTATACTGGAGTTTCCGCCGCATCACGGATCTAGTTATTTTCAATTAGAGGACTTTAACAATGATGGCAAGGAAGAAATTATTATGGCTAATGGCGATAATGCTGATTACAGCATAGTAAAGAAAAGCTTTCATGGCATACGTGTTTTTGAACACCAAAAGAAGACTTGGAAAGAAGTCTTCTTCTTTCCATCTTATGGAGCGACGAATCTTTTAAAGGTAGATTTGAACGATGATGGTTTAATGGATATGGTTTCCTCTTCATTTTTTGTTGAACCTGAATTTAAAAAAACGGAACAAGTAATTTACTTTATAAACGAAGGTGGTTTTAAATTTAAAATCTCCCACCCTAAACTTCCTGAAATGATTCCAATGACAATGAGATTAGGAGATGCTAATAAAGATAATAACATAGAAGTCTATATCGGTAATTTCGAATTTCAACCTAATTCAAATCCGAATTTTAATTTCATTGAATCCGTAATTATTACTCCTGAATTTTAA
- a CDS encoding AraC family transcriptional regulator has product MENFQWNFTSKGTVNENAVTIQNLEYFRYVPEKKKLNKNWISGVKSKYHKIIYIKNGTGFFESDHITRQDIFKETLLVIYPNTWYRCVPDKNVTWEEYSVSFRGNYIEYLIENELFNMNQQVYQIGFNYEIDLQFESLMNILKNNTSSQDVGLQFIFIDILRVLYSNFLTNKNQISRKGKMIFDVERYIQRHIRAKINFEDVAQNFNVSYSLLRKLFKEKTDMTLKQYHLMHRLSKAKGMVKESDLSFSEIAFQCGFENVQSFSKTFRAKENTTPSDFRKRNAL; this is encoded by the coding sequence ATGGAAAATTTTCAATGGAATTTTACTTCAAAGGGAACTGTAAACGAAAATGCAGTTACTATTCAAAACTTAGAATATTTTAGATATGTTCCTGAAAAGAAGAAATTAAATAAAAATTGGATCTCTGGAGTAAAATCTAAGTATCATAAAATTATCTATATTAAAAATGGAACTGGTTTTTTTGAGTCTGATCATATCACTAGGCAAGACATTTTTAAGGAAACATTATTGGTTATTTATCCTAATACTTGGTATAGATGTGTGCCAGATAAGAATGTTACATGGGAAGAATATTCGGTAAGTTTTAGGGGGAATTATATTGAATATTTAATTGAAAATGAATTATTCAATATGAATCAACAAGTATATCAAATTGGGTTTAATTATGAAATTGATTTACAATTTGAATCCTTAATGAATATATTGAAAAATAATACTTCTAGTCAAGATGTGGGGTTGCAATTTATTTTTATTGATATTTTAAGAGTATTGTATTCTAATTTTTTAACGAATAAAAATCAAATTTCTAGAAAAGGGAAAATGATCTTTGATGTTGAAAGATATATTCAAAGACACATAAGAGCCAAAATAAATTTTGAGGATGTTGCTCAGAATTTTAATGTTAGTTATTCTTTGTTGAGAAAATTGTTTAAAGAGAAAACGGATATGACCTTAAAACAATATCATTTAATGCATAGGCTTAGTAAAGCAAAAGGTATGGTAAAGGAAAGTGATTTAAGCTTTTCTGAAATAGCGTTTCAGTGTGGTTTTGAAAATGTTCAGTCGTTTTCAAAAACTTTTAGAGCTAAGGAGAATACAACGCCTAGTGATTTTAGAAAAAGGAACGCGCTTTAA
- a CDS encoding RagB/SusD family nutrient uptake outer membrane protein — protein sequence MKKNLIYLLTLFVAISACSDDFTEQPAVGALSDAAVQNEAGVELLLVGAYSTLDGIRLNRAGNEFAASGDNWWFDVMADDAHKGSTDGDQADLFEMETYNWTTGNPYVLGKWSSTFAGVNRANAVIALIATIETADLTGKLAEARFLRGHFNFELQRIYGNVPYISEENYANTEFNQPNPGPIWDQIEADFQFAIDNLPATQAESGRPSSWAAKAYLGKVHLQQSEWAPAFDLFEEVINDGPYSLNPEFVANWESTGENSSEAIFAIQFTADDAVSYNGNIGGVLNFPNPGPFGSCCGFYQPSQDLVNAFQTDGSGLPLLDTFNETDVENDYGIEDAVAFTPHTGPLDPRLDYTVGRRGIDYNGYGTFPGHSWIRATFSDISGPYLPAKNVYQSGDTDNQGTGAWGQQHAGINYHIIRFADVLLMGAEAAAETNDLASALTWVNLVRNRAKNMTYIQNAEGDDDAANYQIEPYTSFTSQDFAIKAVRHERRLELSMEGHRLFDLRRWGNGVSVINEYIVNESRTISNFGTKANPFEEKHQLLPIPLTAIDLSGGILSQNPGY from the coding sequence ATGAAAAAGAATTTAATTTATTTACTCACATTATTTGTTGCTATAAGTGCTTGTAGCGACGATTTTACAGAGCAGCCAGCTGTTGGCGCATTAAGTGATGCCGCGGTACAAAATGAGGCTGGAGTAGAATTATTACTTGTAGGTGCTTATTCTACATTAGATGGAATACGTCTTAATAGAGCTGGTAATGAATTTGCTGCTAGTGGCGACAACTGGTGGTTTGATGTTATGGCGGATGATGCCCACAAGGGTAGTACCGATGGGGATCAAGCTGACCTTTTTGAAATGGAAACCTATAATTGGACAACCGGTAACCCATACGTACTTGGAAAATGGTCTTCTACTTTTGCAGGTGTTAACCGTGCAAATGCAGTTATTGCATTAATTGCAACAATTGAAACTGCTGATTTAACTGGGAAACTTGCTGAAGCACGTTTTTTACGTGGTCATTTTAATTTTGAATTGCAAAGAATCTACGGAAACGTTCCTTATATTTCTGAAGAAAACTATGCAAACACAGAATTCAATCAGCCAAATCCAGGTCCTATTTGGGATCAAATAGAAGCTGATTTTCAGTTTGCAATTGATAACCTTCCTGCTACACAAGCGGAATCAGGTAGACCAAGCTCTTGGGCAGCTAAAGCTTACTTAGGTAAGGTTCACTTACAACAATCTGAATGGGCACCTGCTTTCGATTTATTCGAAGAAGTAATTAATGATGGTCCTTATTCATTAAATCCTGAGTTTGTAGCAAACTGGGAAAGTACTGGAGAAAACAGTTCTGAAGCTATTTTTGCCATTCAATTTACTGCGGATGACGCAGTGTCATATAATGGAAATATTGGGGGCGTATTAAATTTTCCTAACCCGGGACCATTCGGATCATGCTGTGGTTTTTACCAACCATCTCAAGATTTAGTGAATGCTTTTCAAACAGATGGTTCAGGTCTACCTTTATTGGATACTTTTAATGAAACTGATGTAGAAAATGACTATGGTATTGAAGATGCAGTTGCATTTACACCACACACTGGTCCTTTAGATCCAAGATTAGATTATACAGTAGGTAGAAGAGGTATTGATTATAACGGTTATGGCACTTTCCCTGGTCATTCATGGATTCGTGCAACTTTCTCAGATATTTCAGGTCCATACCTACCAGCTAAAAACGTTTACCAATCAGGAGACACCGATAACCAAGGTACTGGCGCATGGGGTCAACAGCACGCAGGTATTAACTACCATATTATTCGTTTTGCTGATGTATTGTTAATGGGCGCTGAAGCAGCTGCTGAAACAAATGATTTAGCTTCTGCACTTACATGGGTAAATTTAGTTCGTAACAGAGCTAAAAACATGACTTATATTCAAAATGCTGAAGGAGATGATGATGCTGCCAATTACCAAATTGAACCTTACACCTCTTTTACAAGTCAAGACTTCGCTATAAAAGCAGTACGTCATGAACGTCGTTTAGAGCTTAGTATGGAAGGGCATCGTTTATTCGATTTAAGAAGATGGGGTAACGGTGTTAGTGTTATCAATGAGTATATCGTAAATGAAAGCCGTACCATATCTAACTTTGGTACTAAAGCAAATCCATTTGAAGAGAAACATCAACTTTTACCTATTCCTTTAACTGCGATAGATTTAAGTGGAGGAATTTTATCTCAAAATCCTGGATATTAA
- a CDS encoding type III pantothenate kinase yields the protein MNLIIDAGNSLIKISVFREKTEIHHEQFEISEFVARVKLIFDKFPNITDAIISSVGALERTDMAVVSLFCKLHQLTSKTKTPIKNSYATPETLGVDRIALATAAFYHNPKGNTLVIDAGTCITYDMVNDYGEYIGGAISPGIHMRYKALHEQTAKLPLLEKEELTDFIGNSTINCIHSGVVNGVTIELNGIIEQYNQRFNNLTVILTGGDALFLSKRTKNTIFANPKFLLEGLNCLLEYNKK from the coding sequence ATGAACCTAATAATAGACGCAGGTAACAGCTTAATTAAAATTTCTGTTTTTCGTGAAAAAACAGAAATTCATCACGAACAATTCGAGATTTCAGAATTTGTAGCACGTGTAAAACTGATTTTTGATAAATTTCCGAACATTACAGATGCTATTATTTCTTCTGTTGGCGCACTTGAGAGGACAGATATGGCTGTGGTTTCTTTGTTTTGTAAATTACATCAGTTGACAAGTAAGACAAAAACACCGATTAAGAATTCATACGCAACACCTGAAACCTTGGGTGTAGATCGTATCGCTTTGGCAACAGCTGCATTTTATCATAATCCAAAAGGCAATACGTTGGTCATTGATGCGGGGACTTGTATTACGTATGACATGGTAAATGATTATGGGGAGTATATTGGAGGTGCAATTTCACCGGGAATACATATGCGTTATAAAGCATTGCATGAACAAACGGCAAAATTACCTTTATTGGAAAAAGAAGAACTCACGGACTTTATTGGAAACTCAACAATTAATTGCATACATAGTGGTGTCGTAAATGGGGTAACAATTGAATTAAACGGAATAATTGAACAATATAATCAACGATTTAATAATTTAACAGTTATTTTAACAGGAGGTGATGCCCTATTCTTGTCAAAACGAACAAAAAATACCATATTTGCCAATCCAAAATTTCTCCTCGAAGGGTTAAATTGTTTATTGGAATACAATAAAAAGTAA
- a CDS encoding hemolysin family protein has protein sequence MGTSIVIIIFCLILSAFFSGMEIAFISANKIHIEIEKKQDGFLAKVLTRLTKKPSKFIATMLIGNNIALVVYGFYMGDLLMLWFQSFGDFENVILKTLFHDFSLLTQTVISTLVILLTAEFLPKVLFQIYSNSLLKVLALPAYLFYLLFSLISEFVIKISDIILKVFFKTDGDEVQLAFSKIELGDYITEQMEAVEKEDEVDSEIQIFQKALEFSAVKARDVMVPRTEIEAVEIHESPKNLTKRFSDTGYSKILIYKDTVDNIIGYVHSYELFSKPKTIKSILMPVEFVPETMLISDILSGLTKKRKSIAVVLDEYGGTSGIMTVEDIVEELFGEIEDEHDSTDLFEEQVSDTFYKFSARLDVDYINENYRLELPESDEYGTLGGLIVNETGEIPDKDSQIKINNFLFTVLEVSSTKIDLVSLEIVMKD, from the coding sequence TTGGGAACTTCAATTGTTATAATAATTTTTTGTTTAATTCTTTCTGCCTTTTTCTCAGGTATGGAGATTGCTTTTATTTCAGCGAATAAAATTCATATTGAAATAGAAAAAAAACAAGATGGTTTTTTGGCCAAAGTACTTACGAGATTAACCAAGAAACCTTCTAAATTTATTGCAACCATGTTAATTGGTAACAACATAGCACTTGTTGTTTACGGTTTTTATATGGGCGATTTATTAATGTTGTGGTTTCAGAGTTTTGGCGATTTTGAAAATGTTATTTTAAAAACGCTATTTCATGATTTTAGTTTATTGACGCAAACCGTGATATCTACCTTGGTAATATTGCTTACTGCTGAATTTTTGCCTAAAGTACTTTTTCAAATATATTCAAATAGCCTTCTTAAAGTATTGGCTTTACCCGCCTACTTATTTTACCTTCTATTTTCATTAATCTCGGAGTTTGTAATCAAAATTTCCGATATCATATTAAAGGTGTTTTTTAAAACAGATGGCGATGAAGTGCAATTAGCATTTAGTAAAATTGAATTAGGAGACTATATCACGGAACAAATGGAGGCTGTTGAAAAAGAAGATGAAGTAGATTCTGAAATTCAAATTTTTCAAAAGGCTTTAGAGTTTTCTGCGGTAAAGGCTAGAGATGTTATGGTTCCAAGAACAGAGATTGAAGCGGTTGAGATTCATGAATCACCTAAAAATTTAACAAAACGATTTTCAGATACAGGGTATTCTAAAATCTTAATTTATAAGGATACCGTAGACAATATTATTGGTTATGTACATTCTTATGAGCTTTTTAGCAAGCCAAAGACGATAAAAAGTATTTTAATGCCTGTTGAATTTGTTCCTGAGACCATGTTAATTAGTGATATACTAAGTGGTCTTACTAAAAAACGTAAGAGTATTGCTGTGGTATTAGATGAGTATGGGGGTACCTCTGGTATCATGACTGTTGAAGATATTGTAGAGGAGCTTTTTGGTGAAATAGAAGATGAACATGATTCTACAGATCTTTTTGAAGAACAAGTATCGGATACTTTTTATAAATTCTCAGCGCGTTTAGATGTTGATTATATAAATGAGAATTACAGGTTAGAACTCCCTGAGAGTGATGAGTATGGGACACTCGGTGGTCTAATAGTAAATGAAACTGGTGAAATTCCCGATAAAGATTCGCAAATTAAAATTAATAATTTCTTGTTTACAGTGCTTGAAGTGTCGAGTACTAAGATCGATTTGGTTTCTTTAGAAATTGTAATGAAAGACTAA
- the lptC gene encoding LPS export ABC transporter periplasmic protein LptC yields MINIKVFNFKSIAVVYTIAMLFFACSDDYERVGEEAKKNLYPQGVAENYKLVYTEAKEVLSSEEVSKSKKVAVLTGEISEDFENLSFPHRTFPKGIRVEFFDKDGNKSVILSDYAIIYSGTGVIDLQGNVVIEMQDGKRLETTQLYYDQHNEWIFTQEKFKYSDEKDGTLIHGMGMDFSRDFTILNAHKTGDGYKIIKDKEIDG; encoded by the coding sequence ATGATAAATATTAAAGTATTTAATTTTAAAAGCATTGCTGTGGTTTACACCATAGCAATGCTTTTTTTTGCTTGTTCTGATGACTATGAAAGGGTTGGTGAAGAAGCAAAGAAAAACTTGTATCCTCAGGGAGTTGCAGAAAATTACAAGTTAGTATATACCGAAGCCAAAGAAGTCTTATCTAGCGAAGAGGTTTCTAAAAGTAAAAAGGTGGCTGTGCTAACAGGTGAAATTAGTGAGGATTTTGAAAATCTTTCTTTTCCTCATCGTACTTTTCCAAAAGGAATACGTGTTGAGTTTTTTGATAAAGACGGTAATAAAAGTGTAATTTTGTCAGATTATGCTATAATTTATTCTGGAACTGGCGTTATAGATTTACAAGGTAACGTGGTGATAGAAATGCAAGATGGCAAACGCTTAGAGACGACACAGTTGTACTACGACCAACATAATGAGTGGATTTTTACGCAAGAAAAGTTTAAGTATTCTGATGAAAAAGATGGCACACTGATTCATGGAATGGGAATGGATTTCAGTAGAGATTTTACGATTCTGAATGCTCATAAAACAGGAGACGGGTACAAAATAATTAAAGATAAAGAAATAGATGGTTAA